The following is a genomic window from Octopus sinensis linkage group LG20, ASM634580v1, whole genome shotgun sequence.
TTTGGAGACAATGCAAAAATCAGTGGCAAAAGAAGGAGATGTGCTTTCAGTTGACCCAAAAGCTTCTAGTAATGAATTGCTTATCACCAATATCCAAGGGGGACATGAGGTAATAATGGTTGATATTGGTAGTGCAGCATCTATTGTTACTGAGACAATAAAAACCTCTACTGATGCAGACCTTGAGGGAACCGAGCAAAAAGACAATAATCAACaatatgtatttgatgttgttggTTCCGAAGAACAGTCAGCAGGCAATTTATTAACAGCTAAATCTGGCTCTACTCTTTTGACAACCACTTCAACTGTGACCAGTACTCTTGgatcaacaaccacaacatccATTAATACACAGGCTGCTTCCAAATTTAGAGATGCTGGTCAGCAAACTGAGAAATCTCGGCAAGCAGCTGAACAAAAACAATCTGTACTATCAGCAACATTGCCGCCAAAGCAGACTGTAGTCTCACAAGCTGTATCTCAAGCTAAGCAAGTTCAGGTTCAGTCTACATCTCCTTCAAATCCAGTTGTATCTTCTCAGCATGTTCAGCTTATTAATAAACAAGCTGGACAGTCTACATCCGCTTCTACACCATCTACAATTAACACCTCTAAACAGATGCAGGTAACATCTCAATTGCCAACAAAACAGACATTTGTATTTGCTCCAAAACCAGCTCAGGTGGCACAAACCTCATTACTGAAACAGGCACAAACAACTCAGCAAACTTTGCTTAAACAACCAGTAACAAGTGCATCTTTGCCGAAATTGGACCAATCCCAGCAAAGTACAGTTTCTAAGTTGGTTACAACACAGCCAATCACTTATACTCAGGCTAAACAATCTTCTCAGCTCCAGTCAGCAGTTACTCCTTCTAAACTTGTACCTTCCAAAGTATCACTAATATCTGCACCTAGACCATCGACTGTAAGTCCAcagacaataacaataaaacagcCACAAGCTCAACAGGTTTCTTTGCAACAGATGGCTTCGATGTCTAAAACAGGGCAGTCCTTACTTCAGCCGTCACAAGAAGCTCAAGTACAATCGTCTGTAAAGACCACGCCTGTGCAGTTGAAGCAAACAGTTACTCAGCCAATAACACTTCCACAATCTAAACAAATTGTACTACAATCATCCACCACATCTCCACAGAAACAGACTCAACCCCAACAGATTACTACATGGCAAGTCCAATCGCCAGTATCAAAACCAGCACAGTCGGTACAAGTTAAACCAGGTCTCCAAGTTTTACAGCCAAAACCCATTCAGCGTTTACAACCAAAAGAAGGAGTGCAAGCACAAGCTAGCAtactgcaacaacagcaacagcctaAGCAAATAGCAAAATCTCCAACAACACAAGTGCAAATGACTTCTACACAACAGTTGTCGGCTAAAACTACGACTGCACAACCAGTAACAAAACAAATTATTGTACAACAGTCTCCGAAAACAGTTACAGTGCAACAGCAGCAATCCACTAAACCAATTactgtacaacaacaacagcagcagtcccCTAAAACAGTTACTATACAGCAGCAGCCTTCTAAACCAGTAacactacaacagcagcagccttCTAAACCAGTTACagtacaacaacagcagcctTCTAAAACAGTTACTATACAGCAACAGCAGCCTTCTAAGCCAGTTACAGTACAGCAGCAGCTTTCTAAACCAGGTACAGTGCAACAAGCTACAAAGTCAATTATAATACAACAACCAGCCAAATTGGTCTCAGCACAACAGCAGCCAGTAAAATCAGTTACAATACAGCAGCAAGTACCAGTAAAATCAACAGCTGTTCAACAACAGCAGCCTACTAAAACAATTTCAGTGCAACAGCAATCTGAAAAGCCAGCAGTGGTGCTACAGCAACCGGCCAAGTCTGTTACTCTTGTACAGCAACCTGCAAAATCTGTGACTTTGGTACAGCAACCGCCTTTAAAAGTAACATCcttgcaacaacagcagcaaaccaCAAAGTCTGTAACCGTGCAACAGCAAACTGTAAAGTCAACAACTTTGTCTCAGTCAGAGCCAGGTAAAACAACTGTAACACAACTGCCAGTTAAGGCTGTTGTCTCACCACAGACGCAAAAACCTATTGTTGTGCAAGTGCAAAAGCCAGTTCAAACAACACAGGCAGCAGTGACCCAAgtttcatcacaacaaacattGAAGCCATCGCAGCCTGCTGTCACTACTTTAGTTTCTATTCCGTCACAGCAACAATTACCAAAAACTGTAACTGAAACACTTGTTGGTCAGCAGCAATCAGCAAAATCAGTTAATGTTCAGCAGTTAGTTAGTCAACAAGAACCTATTATTCAGAAGCAGGTGATGTCAGCTGCATCTACATTACAACAACCACAGTCTAAAATCTTATCTGTCACTCAACCAGCCTCCACGCAACCTAGTACGGTACAACAGCAAACCTCAAGACTACATGAAAGTGTGCCAAAAGGCCAAACTCCAGAATCAAAAATATTCTCAGATGTTAAATCTAAAGATCAACAGCAATCCTCCACTGCACAATCACAACAGCTTAAAAGTATGAGATCATTGGTAGTGCAACCAGGGAAAGCTCCAGAAACTGTACAAAAGGAAAAATCTTTAGGAACAGAAACAAAAAGGACAGAAGCAGTGTTGAACACTGTAAAGAAAGCAATGGTATCACAAGAAGTGGGGAAGAAACCAGAACATGTGCAAGATGTTCAGAAACAGACAGAATCATTACAGAAGGCTAGTAAGGAATCAGGCACACCACCTGTGAGTGTTAGAAGAACAGAAATACCACAGGAAGCTGGGAAGAAAGCAGAGCATTTGCAAGATACTGCAAAGAAAATAGACCTTTCCAAAGATGTTGCAAAGAAAGTGGAACTGTCAAAAGAGGCTGCAAAGAAGATGGAATCATCAAATGAGGCTGCGAGAAAAGTGGAGCCACCAAAAGATGTTGGGAAGAAGGTGGAATTGCCAAAAGATGCAAAGAAAGTTGAACCACAAAAAGACGTTCCAAAGAAGGTTGAACCACCAAAAGATGTTGCAAAGAAGGTAGAGCCACCAAAAGATGTTCCAAAGAAAGTGGAACCACCAAAAGATGTTGCAAAGAAGGTAGAACTTTCAAAAGATGTTCCAAAGAGGGTTGAACCACCAAAAGATGTTGGAAAGAAGGTAGAAATGCCAAAAGAGGTTGCAAAGAAGGTGGAGCCTCCAAAAGTAGAAGTACTAAAAGATACTGCGAAGAAGATGGAAGTGTCAAGAGATGCTGCCAACAAAGTAGAACCATCAAAGGATGCCACAAAGAAAGTGGAACCACCAAAAGATGCTGCAAAGAAGGTGGAACCACCAAAAGATGCTGCAAAGAAAGTAGAACCACCAAAAGATGCAGCAAAGAAGGTAGAGCCACCAAAAGATGCAGCAAAGAAGGTAGAGCCACCAAAAGATGCAGCAAAGAAGGTAGAGCCACCAAAAGATGCAGTAAAGAAGGTGGAACCTCCAAAAGATGTTCCAAAGAAGGTAGAACCACCAAAAGATGCTGCAAAGAAGGCAGAATCACCAAAAGATGCAGCAAAGAAGGTAGAGCCACCAAAAGATGCTGCAAAAAAGACAGAACCACCGAAAGATGCTGCAAAGAAGGTAGAGCCACCAAAAGATGCTGCAAAGAAGGCAGAACCACCAAAAGATGCCACAAAGAAAGTGGAACCACCAAAAGATGTTACAAAGAAAGTGGAACCATCAAAAGATGCTGCAAAGAAAGTGGAACCTTCAAAGGATGTTGGAAAAAGGGTAGAGCCACCAAAAGATGCTGTAAAGAAAGTGGAATCACCAAAAGATGCTGCAAAGAAGGTAGAACCATCGAAAGAGCTTGGAAAAAAGACAGAGTCGCCAAAAGATGCTGCAAAAAGAGCTGAACCTATTAAAGATGCTGGGAAAAAGGTAGAAAGTGCGAAGGATGCTGCAAAAAAGGCAGAGGTACAAAAAGATATTGGGAAGAGAGCAGAACCTGTGAAAAAGGTGGAGTCACCAAAAGATGCTCAGAAAGTAAAAGATGTTGGAAGAAAAGAAGTATCAAAAGATACTGGGAAAAAGACAGAATTTGCCAAAGATGTTGAGAAGACAGAATCACCGAAGAAAGTGGAGGTGTCTCAGGAAACTGTAAAGAAGGCAGAATCTTTGAAAGAAGCAGCTGGGAAGAAAGCAGAAACAACAAAGGAGACTAATCAGCAAAGTTCTATGACAAAAACTGTCGGGGAATTAAAATCTATATCTATTAATAAACCAAAAGAAGATGCAGCTGTAGCTGGCCAGACGCAGACAGTGAAGGTACAAGTACCAATGACCAGTATTTTAAAACAAGTAGGGGAAACTAACAAGGAAGTGCAACAAGTTGAACCACCTCAAAAGATGCAGAAGTTTGACTCTCCAAAATACCAGTTAAAGTCCTCCACCACCAGTGCTGCAGGACATCATTTAGGAGTTGTCAGCATTCCAGAAATGACTGTTACTACACAAGCGAATCAAGCAGTTGTTGGTACTCTAGAAAGTCAAGTGGAGGTTGTGAGTACTCCAAGTAACCAAGTAGAGATTGTCAGTACTCCAAGTAACCAAGTAGAGATTGTCAGTACTCCAAGTAACCAGGTAGAGATTGTTAGTACTCCGAGTAATCAAATAGAAGTTGTGAGCACCCCGGAAAATAAAGTAGAAGTTGTTGGTGCGTCAGGGAACCAATTACAAGTTTTTGGAACTCAAATGAGTCAACTGGAAGTTGTTGGAGCTTCTGGAAATCAGTTGACAGTTGTCAGTACTTCAGGGAATCAACTGGCACTTGTTAGTACCCCTAGCAACCAACTAGAAACATTTAGTATTTCAGAACAGCAGCTTCAGGTTGTTGCTGGTGGGGAGACTCTATTGCAAACAGTTAACAGTGGAGAGCAGCCACTAGAAGCATTGGATGGCcagacacaacagcaacaactagagGCAGTAGTTTTACAAGATCAGGGAACACTTAGTATACAACAATTAGCAGCCAGTCAACAAGCTGTAACTGAACAGCAAGACGATGTACAGATTATTGAGTGTGCAACTCCAGATTTGACTGGGAACAAAGGACAAACAGAAGCAGCAACTCCAAGACGTAGAGGTAGGCCACCTAAGTCTACTACTCCAGCAGCATCTCAGGCCACTAAAAGCACAGATAGTGAGTTTGAAACTCCAAAATCCAGTAACCGATCTTTACGTGTTCGGAGCAAAGAAACCAGTGGTGATGAATCAGAGCCTAGTGCTACAAaagaaaccaaacaaacaaagagaAAGTCTTCCAAAGAAACTGATTTATCCGAAGACGCTGAACAAAGTGTTGATAGTGCAGGGGAATCTAAGAATGAATCTACTTTAAAACGAAAGCGAGGTAGGCCTCGGAAAGATGATCCTCCTAAGAAAGCAGAAAAAGCAACCACTGAAAAACACGACACGCCTTCTTCAAGTCAAAAGAGAGGTCGTCCAAGAAAAGATTCATTAGAAAAGAATTATGATGTTGATTCTCCAGAAGGACGAGCTAAACGTCAGAAGATTAgcaatgaagaagaggaggaggacgaagAAGAAGGTAGGCGCCGTTCTGGCAGAATAAAGAAAGGTCAGGAAGAAAAGTCACAGAAAAAGTCCTCTCCTGAAACATCTactaagaaaaaggaaaaattatctTCAAAGGGCAAGGACGCAGCAAAAGAATCACCGAATGTGTCAAAGAAAGCTGAAGATACTCTGCCACGTCGTGGTAGACCAAAAAGTAAGGAAACACCAAAATCTGCAAAGAAAGATGCTGAGAGTATTGAAGTAGCTGAGAAATCTTCAGGTCGCCGATCAAAGGCAGCGAGTGAGAAAGATGGTGAGCCAGTTGCTAGCACTTCTGGAATTAAGTATGTCAGGAAGCGTAAGGCTGAATTTGATGACGATGAGGTGCCTTCAGAAGAAAGTGATGAAGCTGTTAGTGAATTATCAAGAATTGATCTTCCATCTAAAGTTTCTATGGCTTCGCCAAAAAAGAAAGCAAGGTATTTTGAAGATACTGCTGTAGGTACAAGTACAATTTATGATgatagtgaagatgatgatgttgacgaagatgaagaggaggaagaggagattgAAGAAGTTGAGGaagacgacgaggatgatgacgaAAGTGATGAATATATAGGAACTGTTATCACTTCTCCTAGAAGTAAAACCATGTCGTATTCTCATATTAAAAGTAGTAATGAATCCATGCGAGACATGAAACAGGAGCCTCTTGAAATGGAAGTAGAGGACATGGAAGGGTATATTGAAGATAAAAATGACAATACTATTGAAGACAGAGATGATAGAGAGGAAATTTATGAGCTTGAAGAAGAATCTTTGTCAAGAATTATCTGTGGAGATGATGGAGCAGTTCTCACTCCTATTAGAGTTCACAGGCGGAGACTTGATGACAAACAAGATGATATTTATAACATTGATCAAATTGATGAGGATGAGTTTTTGGCTGCAAAAAATGCTGCTATGCAAGACAAATCTCCAAGGACACCACAGACACCTCAGTTTGTTGAGGTTGAAACTGTTTTTGAATCTCCTGGTAGACGAtctgtacaaacacagacagatccACGActgagaaaaaagaaatttgGACCACTTGGGCAAGAAGGTGAAATTGATGAAATAGATGCAGATGATGGAGATCTTTATAGAAGACGTCGCCGAAAGAAGGAAGAGTCAGATTTCAGTTTATTTGAAGATGAACCGAAGCGCAAGAGTGTTAAAAGAAACACTGAAGAAGCTCTGAAATGTCCATTTTGCGATAAGGCCTTCATTGGTCTGGTAAAGCATATTAAGAGTAAACATCGCCATGAAGCAGATTATGATGAAGAAATGCGTAATGCAAAATGGAGAGAGCGTATCATGAAAGTTTCAACACAAGGTGGGGACGAAGCTGGTGAGACCTGTTCTGAATGTGGTAAGGTCACGAAAAATATGAAGCGCCATCAAGAACTTCACCAGCAAAACAGAATGCAAAGCGCTTGTCCAATTTGTGGAAAGGTAGTCTTAAGAACAGGAATCAGCTCTCACATGCGCACTGTTCATTCTGGAAGAAAGCCTTATAAATGTCCTCATTGTGATTATTCATCAGCATTCCGTGGAAATCTTAACACTCATATTAAAGGTATGCATTTGCACACTCGTCAATATCTCTGTGACGTATGCAAAGCTGCATTCAAAACTTTAGGTGCTCTTATTGGGCATACGAAACGAGTACATGAAGGTTGGAAATCTCCTaatcaaaaaattttcatttgcTCTGTCTGTGAGAAAAGGTTTACAAAGAAGTACCATGTTGACCggcacatgcttatacatacaggagaaaaaccacaCAAGTGCACTGATTGTGGCCGCTGCTTCAATAATAAGTCGAACCTTATGTCTCATATTCAATTAGTGCATAAGAAATTATCACCTTATCAATGTGATATGTGCCAGGAGACTTTTAAACGTAAGAAATTATTGCTTGAACATATTGGAAAAGTTCACGTAGCTGCTGGAGAAATGGCTCCACTGATTaaagacgaagatgatgatgatgatgaggatgaaatgTTAGATGATGGTATGGATGATGAGGAGATTGATGACATGAGAAAAGTAACCGAATTAGTACAATCTCAAGCAGTATATGCTACAGTAACTGATGGTTCAGTTGCTGAAGGAACTTATACTGCTGTTGTCACTGATGCAGCACACGAACTTAACAATCAGACAATAACTACATTACAAACAGAGGGTGGACAAGAGACCATTATTATTGTGCATACAGCTAACCCAGAAGAAGTTGCTCATGCTATCGTTGAACAGGGAGATGGAACAGTGCAATACGAAACATCTGGTCAAACTATCACTGGAACAACTGCAGCTGAATTATTTTCTCAAATGCAGTCTTAAAAGGTAAGCTTGGTTTTTCTTATCAAATATACATCAATCAGtaatatgcattattattatgaaatatatcgAATTAACATTTATTTCCTTTCTATTTATCGTTGTTTGTGAgatgatttaatttatttattaacaagaCAGTGAAGTGGTAGCAAAGTACAGGagcttgatgtaatcgactagttttaACCCCAcctagaatttcaggccttgtacctctagtagaaagaattattaaacaaaGTAGTGAAGTGGCAGAATTCTTAACACACTGGAcagaatgctttgtggcatttcttcagtGTTTATGTTCCAAGGTCaacttctttcatcctttcagtgtagATGTAGTCAACTATCCCATTCACTcttaaattgctagccttgtgccaaaattgaaaccattaattttatcattattattattaacaaggcagaatcattagcacgccaggcgaaatgcttagcagtattttgcccattgctacattttgacttcaaattccaccacggtcaactttgcctttcatcctttcagggtcagtgaataaagtactagtgaagcgcaggccaatgtaatcaactacccctccccacaaatttcaggctttgtgcttttagtagaaaggattattaataattttaaaatatttttttcagtttaccTTATTAAAAGTTCctttaaattctttatatttacagGAGAGAGACCTTTCTTCCTTTTCGCTAATGGTGTAACAGCTTCAAAATATCCATTATCAGAGCACAAGATTTTGTTTCAATTCCATAGCTGGTTAGTTTTGAAATGATAATGAATATTCTTTGAAAgactttgtgttttatatatatatatatataaatatatatatatatatgtgtctgtgtgtgtgtatatatatgtgtatgtgtgtgtgtatgcataaatgaatgtgtatgtgtgtataaatatatatataaacacatacataatgtatatatacacacatacacattgtacaTCAGAAGAAGCACTTGGAAGTGTACGTTTTTGATATTGTACCATTTATAAATTGGTTGAATAGTTTTAAACCACCTCAGACGAACAATGGCTTATCAGTCCTGGTTTACAATTTAGGTGGCAACATTGTTACTTATGTTCTTTAagcttttaaaatgtttatatttctattaatatttttatctagGCTATGAATTCAAAAGGTAACTTAGAAAGCGTTTGAAATTCCGAAGATTAATTCATTGTACCTCTTTTCtggggtgggtgtgtatgtgtgtcaaatTGAATACGCATCCAAAAGAGctactattatgtgtgtgtgtgtgtattatatgctaTGATGATTGTTTATGATTTGAATGACATTGTCAGGTAGGTAtgaggccagatctagccagtgtgaatgtgtgtacgtacacacacacatatatatatatatacacacacacacacacacacatatatatacatatgcacatgtataaatatatatatatatatttgtttcagccagGTGGCTGGAGCAACACtgtgtgggaatatatatatctatgtgagtatatgtatgtctgagtaTAAAAGAAATGACTTTTGGAAAGAAATTTCGGCAAGAACTTATTTtagtttgattgattgatatCTTCGATTTATTAACTTTGTCTAGTTATATTTGttttcagaaattttaaaatattttcaatatttgattTCTATTACAAGCCACccattaaacaaatttttttactgGTAAAAATGGAAGTTCCTTTTGTCATTTTGTCACTCTATGCTTGTTGCTTCCATTATACTTTCACATTATGAAATGttccttattttttttagtttagatTTCCTCAACATAGAACTAGTTCCGATATTATTTATATTGGCGTGATCATTTGCTTCTTATGtaatattcaaataatttttctaattttttatcttCTCAATATCATctaaataatacagttctatatttaagagatgaggaattatgtatattatttacatttgacagatatttgtcctcatcttgtttgttgttaacccatTTCGGCTGTATACCCTGCAGCCTTTGTCAGGTGATACATGCCACCCCCCTCAAAATAAAGGTAGaggaacattgcaaagctgtgacacgagatattgataaatcaagtatagctgatcatgtgtggaaaaatggagaccacctccctctgtggaatgaaattaaaata
Proteins encoded in this region:
- the LOC115222603 gene encoding titin isoform X7 translates to MEISGNNLPQSINPDTIQTQDGSIQIPSTHVGSLTSESHAVTDVDIISGTSLSSVPGAIVTSAGVQQTQTVLVSPELFTTLPQVQPTSEGIETTEVTSTTLGGVTYAFIKGLDSSLGSQATCITTPKSILTGQSGGMDVELIPVDNVALQVMAVETKSNDKEKDQDKDDGSSIKHQMIQHAVLVQDPNSQISSLTGKDTEFMTTSGNVSLSVNNTYVCEDGSTLDSTPIQITSKDSKMEEKNPALEAAIQETYFQLDHNMLKSSGVDLNKATLQASADGAQFFVIDLSETEVQNSIPMEIETEQIIKEETVSIDSSAMNIDSNNDETNEVPTESSPYYVVQHVTKTDSDQPEKYFPIKQLPADLKGLVSLSPDIKSKETPVAISLQKDLETMQKSVAKEGDVLSVDPKASSNELLITNIQGGHEVIMVDIGSAASIVTETIKTSTDADLEGTEQKDNNQQYVFDVVGSEEQSAGNLLTAKSGSTLLTTTSTVTSTLGSTTTTSINTQAASKFRDAGQQTEKSRQAAEQKQSVLSATLPPKQTVVSQAVSQAKQVQVQSTSPSNPVVSSQHVQLINKQAGQSTSASTPSTINTSKQMQVTSQLPTKQTFVFAPKPAQVAQTSLLKQAQTTQQTLLKQPVTSASLPKLDQSQQSTVSKLVTTQPITYTQAKQSSQLQSAVTPSKLVPSKVSLISAPRPSTVSPQTITIKQPQAQQVSLQQMASMSKTGQSLLQPSQEAQVQSSVKTTPVQLKQTVTQPITLPQSKQIVLQSSTTSPQKQTQPQQITTWQVQSPVSKPAQSVQVKPGLQVLQPKPIQRLQPKEGVQAQASILQQQQQPKQIAKSPTTQVQMTSTQQLSAKTTTAQPVTKQIIVQQSPKTVTVQQQQSTKPITVQQQQQQSPKTVTIQQQPSKPVTLQQQQPSKPVTVQQQQPSKTVTIQQQQPSKPVTVQQQLSKPGTVQQATKSIIIQQPAKLVSAQQQPVKSVTIQQQVPVKSTAVQQQQPTKTISVQQQSEKPAVVLQQPAKSVTLVQQPAKSVTLVQQPPLKVTSLQQQQQTTKSVTVQQQTVKSTTLSQSEPGKTTVTQLPVKAVVSPQTQKPIVVQVQKPVQTTQAAVTQVSSQQTLKPSQPAVTTLVSIPSQQQLPKTVTETLVGQQQSAKSVNVQQLVSQQEPIIQKQVMSAASTLQQPQSKILSVTQPASTQPSTVQQQTSRLHESVPKGQTPESKIFSDVKSKDQQQSSTAQSQQLKSMRSLVVQPGKAPETVQKEKSLGTETKRTEAVLNTVKKAMVSQEVGKKPEHVQDVQKQTESLQKASKESGTPPVSVRRTEIPQEAGKKAEHLQDTAKKIDLSKDVAKKVELSKEAAKKMESSNEAARKVEPPKDVGKKVELPKDAKKVEPQKDVPKKVEPPKDVAKKVEPPKDVPKKVEPPKDVAKKVELSKDVPKRVEPPKDVGKKVEMPKEVAKKVEPPKVEVLKDTAKKMEVSRDAANKVEPSKDATKKVEPPKDAAKKVEPPKDAAKKVEPPKDVPKKVEPPKDAAKKAESPKDAAKKVEPPKDAAKKTEPPKDAAKKVEPPKDAAKKAEPPKDATKKVEPPKDVTKKVEPSKDAAKKVEPSKDVGKRVEPPKDAVKKVESPKDAAKKVEPSKELGKKTESPKDAAKRAEPIKDAGKKVESAKDAAKKAEVQKDIGKRAEPVKKVESPKDAQKVKDVGRKEVSKDTGKKTEFAKDVEKTESPKKVEVSQETVKKAESLKEAAGKKAETTKETNQQSSMTKTVGELKSISINKPKEDAAVAGQTQTVKVQVPMTSILKQVGETNKEVQQVEPPQKMQKFDSPKYQLKSSTTSAAGHHLGVVSIPEMTVTTQANQAVVGTLESQVEVVSTPSNQVEIVSTPSNQVEIVSTPSNQVEIVSTPSNQIEVVSTPENKVEVVGASGNQLQVFGTQMSQLEVVGASGNQLTVVSTSGNQLALVSTPSNQLETFSISEQQLQVVAGGETLLQTVNSGEQPLEALDGQTQQQQLEAVVLQDQGTLSIQQLAASQQAVTEQQDDVQIIECATPDLTGNKGQTEAATPRRRGRPPKSTTPAASQATKSTDSEFETPKSSNRSLRVRSKETSGDESEPSATKETKQTKRKSSKETDLSEDAEQSVDSAGESKNESTLKRKRGRPRKDDPPKKAEKATTEKHDTPSSSQKRGRPRKDSLEKNYDVDSPEGRAKRQKISNEEEEEDEEEGRRRSGRIKKGQEEKSQKKSSPETSTKKKEKLSSKGKDAAKESPNVSKKAEDTLPRRGRPKSKETPKSAKKDAESIEVAEKSSGRRSKAASEKDGEPVASTSGIKYVRKRKAEFDDDEVPSEESDEAVSELSRIDLPSKVSMASPKKKARYFEDTAVGTSTIYDDSEDDDVDEDEEEEEEIEEVEEDDEDDDESDEYIGTVITSPRSKTMSYSHIKSSNESMRDMKQEPLEMEVEDMEGYIEDKNDNTIEDRDDREEIYELEEESLSRIICGDDGAVLTPIRVHRRRLDDKQDDIYNIDQIDEDEFLAAKNAAMQDKSPRTPQTPQFVEVETVFESPGRRSVQTQTDPRLRKKKFGPLGQEGEIDEIDADDGDLYRRRRRKKEESDFSLFEDEPKRKSVKRNTEEALKCPFCDKAFIGLVKHIKSKHRHEADYDEEMRNAKWRERIMKVSTQGGDEAGETCSECGKVTKNMKRHQELHQQNRMQSACPICGKVVLRTGISSHMRTVHSGRKPYKCPHCDYSSAFRGNLNTHIKGMHLHTRQYLCDVCKAAFKTLGALIGHTKRVHEGWKSPNQKIFICSVCEKRFTKKYHVDRHMLIHTGEKPHKCTDCGRCFNNKSNLMSHIQLVHKKLSPYQCDMCQETFKRKKLLLEHIGKVHVAAGEMAPLIKDEDDDDDEDEMLDDGMDDEEIDDMRKVTELVQSQAVYATVTDGSVAEGTYTAVVTDAAHELNNQTITTLQTEGGQETIIIVHTANPEEVAHAIVEQGDGTVQYETSGQTITGTTAAELFSQMQS